The Amia ocellicauda isolate fAmiCal2 chromosome 16, fAmiCal2.hap1, whole genome shotgun sequence nucleotide sequence agtactccttggactcatttcctgccagtcctgcgggacagacatgtgctgaacggacaacacagcggtggttgcctatatcaacaggcaaggaggtctccagtCGTGCAGACTGTGCTGTCTAGCAcgctgtctgcttctgtgggcgcaaccaccgttccgctccatcagagcagttcacctcccaggcctgtatAAACACGGaggtggacctcctctctcggaatggcgcctccacccgcttgttgtacaacaactgtggagccagtTCGGCAGGGTGGacatggatctctttgcctcggcagagtccacacactgcccactttggttctccgtccaagaccgctcaggaaccctagggatcgacgcgctagcccacatgtggccgcgctgtctcctttacgtgttcccaccgttcccccttctcccagtggtcctggagaaggtcaggagagaatgagcgacagttctgctgatagccccacggtggtctcgcagattctggttcgcggacctgatcgccctcctccacggagagccttggcagctcccagtgagagcggacttgttgtcccaggtgcagggcacgctttggcaccctaatctgggcctcctccagctctgggcctggcctcTGAGCGGGAGCTAcagcctggggtctgtcggacaCGGTAGGTGCCACTTTTCACTCGGCAAGAGCTCCCTCatagtattcctaccgctggcggacgtttagcacctggttcCAAGATGGCAGTCaaaacccaattaattgccccatcggggtcatattgcaatttctacaagaggtgttggaccagggcaagtccccgtccacgatcaaagtgtatctggcggccatctccacatgtcatgttcGGATTGATGGTGAGCCTCCTTGGGTCTAATTTTCTGgcagtgcagtttctaaagggagctcgatggctatggcctcctcgaaccctttcactgcccaaaTGGTGCCTTGATTTattgctggacgcactttcccaagccccatttgagccactgaactcagctgagctgaagctggtgtcacttaagactgcgtttttttgctggcaatcacctctgaaaaatgcgtgagcgagttacacgccctgtccgtacacccatcgtgtgtccgttttgtgggagatggctccagggtcacgctatggCCTCACCCTGTGTTCCTCTCGgtagtgctgtctccatttcatgtcaacaggcctattgagttgatggcttttcatcctcctcccttcgcttcagagcaatagagtcggcttcacctgctctgccctgtgtgagccctcaggtgctatttggaatgcactaaggacattcggcgttggctgcagtcgagccccagtagcctgcaggctctggctcctgcctttcctctcccagtctgtccctgtaagtgcatcctgagggagctagtgaaccgtgtctttcccttccagcggactatgccttccagtcgagcacccatgcgagctgctcctggatgtacagacagccctgttgatgtgttcccggggcttgtcgtgcggcctacaggcatgttgccttacgaggctgccctgtatataattcgttcattataattgtgttgcggtggtgcatgcgtttggcctataccccgctctgtgtattggtcagcaggtctgtggcacgctctggctgtattacaccatagagcaggggaccgctgctgttgtcctccagcggagggcacttgaattctccagtgccccgctgtgtacatagttcatttattcacatggtagagctgtagttgccctgcgttagctgcgctattcgacaggtgtcaactgctcctgtgttccacgtgtggcgtatgagccagctcctgcaccccgtgatgtatatatctgtatatatgtattatgtgttaaacagcaggattgtggctcctttctaaaattgtagaatggagttcactgccgctgttcccagctgacggTGTTTGAGTTTCTCTGCctcgcagtgtatatagttcctttgttaacacagtagagctaatgttgccttgcgttagctggtctaaccagcaggcatcaactgctcctgtgttccttgggcatgagttcgttcctgtgccctgtggtgtatatagtttgtttgtacgaaatctaaattgtcagcacaatggagctcttccactctgtactgtttagtcgagttggatgctcttgctGTCACACGATATGTACGTATTGTATAATGTTCAGCtgggctactctgttgactagccagctatgtattatattgtaattttctcattgggtctgtggccccgctcctattggatcaggggtccactgccatgatattgcgcggaagacgcacaagtgcttgattgcccatgccagacattgtgcaagtagattacggcctcgctcctagctgcactagtagagcagccggccttgctcttgtaagcggagggcgtaagagttaacctctgtagccccgctttgtatatgctgattgcagacagttcccggtagagcatgactacggtcctcgctcctggacggctcaggtgtggcccctgaggttactgtctggagttgtgttgccgaggtcccctagcggtgcatcttggggcaggctcccttatcagctcgctgcctcctcccttgcgacagttttgttattaAGTAACCCCTCACCCTTGGGCAGTacagacttgaaagataacgataggttgcgtatgcaaccccggttatctgaaaaaggaagcactgcccaagggttgcaaagtcctggctcccggcaaaagaggatgaacctgcgctgacgtcacgttttatagaacaggaagtgggagtGGGAGTTCTGAGTGAATGGCAGCTTTGACAGAGTGACGTTACGATCGGGTTCAcgcggaagtgcacagaaacccctcccccttaggcagtgcttccgttttcagataaccggggttgcatacgtaACCTATCGTTTTAGTCTGTCCGTTTATTTGACAGAAACATCTCTTTCCAAAAAGCAAATTGCTATTTCTAATTTCTGATAGGGGGGGGGAGGAGCAATTTTAAGcattgggattacaagacataACTCGTTTTAGATCAGTGGTACGCAGAGTGCCCCCAGGTGGTACGCCAGACTACCCTGGAATGTATTGTGTGCACAGAAAATTtggtaattaaaaattaaataaattaaatctatgtaaattctttatttgtaatttattgaaTTCGTTTCACAAAGCTTGAGACGGGTTTTCATATTTACTATTATAATACAATTAGTTTATGATTTCTGTTATATTCCTGTCAGCTACGTCGGTACTGCGCGCACTAATACGTGAGTGTTTATACTGCTCTCGAGCTCTCAGAGAGACAGTGTAGCGCCACATCCACCAATAGAACAATCTGCAATGAATACCTCGCAAAAATCAACTGTTATATCATGGCTGAAAGGACAAGACTTGAAGAGGACTGATCGCAGCTCTGATGGATCAGACACACATGTTGAGAACGAGGAGGATAATAAATTGTTCGCTAACACTAGCTCTGCTGCTGAACCCAATACAGACATCACTGCTGGTGTTAGCAAGTGTCGGAAAACGGTAACAAGGCGGAACGATCCAAATTATCTAAATTTGGGATAGATTTACAGGAGGAAGAGCCAAGACCACATAGTGTCGTCTGCTGTGAGATTCTCAGCAATGAGAGCATGAAGCCAGCGCATCTGAGGCGGCACTTCACCACGAAACATGCGATCTTTAAGGATAAGCCTGTTGATTTTTTTCAAAGGAAACTTAAAGATCTGAAGCAGCGCAAGTCCACCATAAGGAACAGTGCTACTCCAGTTTCCAAAGCCCAAGAAGCATCTTAAGCATCTTACCATGCTAGTCTGCGGATTGCTAAGCAGGTAAGTCCACACTATTGGTGAAGTAATTTGTTTTGGCAAAAGAGCTGACGCATATTATGTGTGTAGTAATAGTTGCTAAACAGCTCGACCTGGTGCCCCTTTTGAATTTTGCAGAATTATTGATATGGCAGATGATGTCAGAAGTACACTGATAGAGCGAATTAAGATGAACAGATGCTTTTCACTACAATTAGATGAGTCTACTGATGTCACCGATTTGACCAATTTGCTCGTTCATGTTAGATATGAGTTTGAGGGCATGTTCCATGAGGATTTCCTATCCTGTAAGCCGCTATCAACTTTATGAACAGATTTTGAAAAGCAGCAACGCACTTTACAGTTACAACTCGGTGAATGGTGTGTTACTGTAATTGACAGATTTTTTCGTCCAATCGCTGAAGTCCAATCTGTTTGACTATgtaccctccctttccgtaattgcgtCTGAATTGTTCACGTCCTCGGATTTGTTTTTCAGGTCCCAGTATTTATTCTTTCATGTCCTCAGGTTAGTTTTTTCATGTCTTGGAATTTGTTTTTTAGGTCCTcggatttgtttttcatgtccttttttatttttttaatgccagGTTTGCACTTCAGGCGGCACGGTAAATTGCTAAAGAATACAGGtaaaaactaatacaaattcCTTTAATAACCAGGGCTATAAACTATCCTAAAACTAATAAAACTAACTATCTGTGTCTATGCCAGAGAGCTCCTACCTAATGAcacataataaagaaaaaagaagagaaaggaaAAGTAGTTCAAACCATCGGCGTCGTTAGATCCGGGCTTTCGGGGCTTAAGCCCCGGGTCTCTCTTACTAATAGCTCCGATCCTTTTGATCCAATTCTGATTATTTCCCATAACGGCATTTTTGCGCGATTATATTATACTGACGTGCGAAAACATAATACGAAAACAGCGTCAGCCCTCCCGGTTTTACCGGAGAAATCACTGTCAGCACCCCGCCTCCCGCGCCGTACTgccatacataataataataataataataatatgtatggcAGTACGGCGCGTCTcccatcatcatcaccattattattattattattattattattattattattattagtagtagtagtagtagtagtagtagtagtagtagtattaatataaatattaattggGTAATTCCCACTAATACCTGCAATAAGAGAGTTCTTCCTTTGCGACTTAAACTGTAAGGTGACTCACAATTAATGGCAGTGCAGAAAATTATAtatgacatttaaaatgattaataatgTACGAATGGCAGTAACTTTAAAAATAACGTCAGTCTATTTCAATCTTGATTTTATATTAgatttaataaattaacaaattgtACAGTATCTTCAAAAGATAGTACGAAGGTGTTCATCTTGCGAGTCACATTaacctgagtgtgtgtgtgttatctgcACTACACCAAAAGAGAGATTGATACTGGGTTATACTCTTGTCAGACATTATACTGCATTTTATGGCCTCAGAGGGGCCTTGGCTTCATATCGAAGGGGCATTTTCAATCATTTAAGAGGATTTTTGTGACTTTATTTCGGAAAGATATGAAGGCGTAAGATCGAGGTGGCTGCGTTTGGAAACTGTTTTGGTAGGTTTTCGGCTTCTCGGTGAAAAACACGCCGCGGTCATTACTAAAGGCCTGATTAATATTGACGAATGGGGGATTCTGCTTGCACCTcgtgtattttctttttgttttgtggtcttTTTCTTCTACTTCTCTCTGATTTTCTGTGGAGAGAAAACACAAATCCGAGAGGCGGTGTGCGCAAGAGAAGTGCCGAGCCTGAGGTTGAGTCTATACGGTTCTCATATAGTGTATAAGATCCGCCCCTCAGAGCCGCAGTCTCCACACGGTGTGAATCGCAtttacacagagacagagaaatggCGGAAGAAGTCGCTCCAGCTCCCGCCGCCGCTCCGGCCAAGGCGCCCAAGAAGAAAGCCGCCGCCAAGCCCAAGAAGGCAGGACCCAGCGTGAGCGATCTGATCGTTAAAGCTGTGTCCGCTTCCAAGGAGAGGAGCGGCGTCTCGCTGGCCGCTCTGAAGAAATCCTTGGCGGCCAGCGGCTACGACGTGGAGAAGAACAACTCCCGCGTCAAGGTTGCAGTCAAGAGCCTGGTGACCAAGGGCGCTCTGGTGCAGGTTAAGGGCACCGGCGCTTCGGGCTCCTTCAAGCTGAACAAGCAGCAGGCGGAGGCCAAGAAGAAGCCCGCCACGAAGACCGCTGCTAAGCCCAAGAAGCCAGCGGCCAAGAAACCCGCCGCCGCCAAGAAACCCGCTGCGGCTGCAAAGTCCAAAAAGCCCGCAGCGAAGAAGCCAGCGGCCGCCAAGAAGTCTCCCAAGAAGGCCAAGAAGCCCGCGGCGGCCAAAAAGGCGACCAAGAGCCCCAAAAAAGTTGCTAAGAAGCCGGCGGTGCCCAAGAAGGCCACCAAGAGCCCCAAGAAAGCCAAGGCGGCCAAGCCCAAAGTGGCCAAACCCAAAACCGTCAAGCCGAAAGCCAAGAAGGCGGCTCCGAAGAAAAAGTGAAGGAATTGACTCCGGCTCCCCGCCTCAACCCACAACGGCTCTTCTAAGAGCCACCACAACATATTAAAAACGCAAATTTCCGTTTTATAACTACTTTGATACGTTTGTATTTGTATACTCTGTACAAATATGTAAATCTTGCCTTTTACCGTAAGCTGTTATTTTCCCCTCCTGTgaattgtatatttcctatacactcgtgtaaatttgaatttttaaattgcattatgctttgaactgcactgtattattgcactttttattgtaagtgccctggataagagtgtctgctaagaaattagtaataataatacaatgattGGATTTTTGCATTGCATTCAACGCACAAAGGTTCTTTTAAGAGTAAGaattgtgtggtggtgtgtaaAATTATACAATTGTATTGGTTTCACTCAGGATGTTAGATCAATAGTgagattaaatgtaatatagtCACAGACGTTCACAGTAAGTAGTcattctaaaatgtattttacactgatatattcattttttctATCAATGTGATTACTATTGAAATACTGCGTCTAAAGAAACAATTACTACTTTGTGTATAGTTCAAATAGAAACTAAAaacattgattgtttttaacaAAATTCCTTGTAGTGGTCTTTAGATTAAAGTCAGTGCCGCCTTTCACTTCATTTGAAAAACAGACCATCTGACACCTCCATTTCGATTGGTGAAAACTGCCCTACAGCGCCAATCACTGCAGTCCCTTGGTAAGACAGAGAGATGAGGAAGTTTCAACCAATCATATGCAGACAGATTTCCTTAAAAAGAATTGACCCAGTTAGTTGAATTTCATTACAGATATTTCAATTCTACAAATTGTTGCAAACATGAGCGGAAGAGGCAAAACCGGCGGAAAGCAGAGAGCGAAGGCCAAGACTcgctcctccagggctggactaCAGTTCCCAGTCGGCCGTGTCCACAGGCTGCTGCGGAAGGGAAACTATGCCCAGCGCGTCGGTGCTGGAGCCCCGGTCTATCTGGCCGCTGTGCTGGAGTATCTGACCGCCGAGATCCTGGAGCTGGCTGGCAACGCCGCCCGGGACAACAAGAAGACCCGCATCATCCCCCGGCACCTGCAGCTCGCCGTCCGCAACGACGAGGAGCTGAACAAGCTGCTGGGCGGCGTGACCATCGCCCAGGGCGGCGTGCTGCCCAACAtccaggccgtgctgctgcccaaGAAGACCGAGAAGCCCGCCAAGAAGTAAAGACTGATTAACTGACTGGCAAAAACGGCTCTTTTAAGAGCCACCCAATCTTCTCATAAAAGCACGGATTTCAATTTAGTGTTATTACGAGTACTGTTGTATTGGTAGTTGCGATATTACATTTTGGGTTTAAATCAATGTCGTTAACCGTTGATTTTCCTGTATGTGTACAGTCCTATACAGTTAACAAAACTAATTTATGTCCCAAAATATAACTACAGAACAGGTTTTATATTAAAGTAAGCATTCCACCGGTGTACTTATACAAGCTTACAATGCATTTCAACCACTAAACCTTCCAGTACTGTACACTGACAAGTACAgaggtggctaaccctggtccagGAGAACCGCAGGGTCTACATGCTTGTGCTCTATCAAGAACCAATTGTGGATCTTAATTAGACACAATagccctgtgttcaaggtatacaatgattggtgatttagagagacctggaaaacttTCAGGATCGCGGCtttccaggaacagggttggctACCACTGGGCTAGTGCATGTCACTGTGAAGAAAAATCCAGTCTGTTAGTCTGTAGTAGAGACTGGGAGTTAAAGAGAGGAACAAATTCGTTTAAAGCTCTTAGAGAGAGGGCATTTAATGTgtctctctcaatacaatgaTCTGCATCCATTCTTCATCAATCTTAGTACGAACATTATAACAAATGACAATCCATAGGTCTTATCTATAGTGTAAAAAGTACATTTACTGCAGTGTGTTTAAAACGGCGGGAGGCAGAGGGCGAGGAGAACAATGAAGCAGCTCGTTCGGTTAGAAGCTGGGCGGTACAGATACAACGCACTAACTGGCGCCCGAATTTAAATACGGCCAATCACTGGTTAGGATTCACATGCTAACCAATCATCATTCGGATGAAATCTCAGCCAATGGCTTCAGGCAAGGTCTGCTTTAAAAAGGGTTCC carries:
- the LOC136711729 gene encoding histone H1-like, whose amino-acid sequence is MAEEVAPAPAAAPAKAPKKKAAAKPKKAGPSVSDLIVKAVSASKERSGVSLAALKKSLAASGYDVEKNNSRVKVAVKSLVTKGALVQVKGTGASGSFKLNKQQAEAKKKPATKTAAKPKKPAAKKPAAAKKPAAAAKSKKPAAKKPAAAKKSPKKAKKPAAAKKATKSPKKVAKKPAVPKKATKSPKKAKAAKPKVAKPKTVKPKAKKAAPKKK
- the LOC136711474 gene encoding histone H2A-like; amino-acid sequence: MSGRGKTGGKQRAKAKTRSSRAGLQFPVGRVHRLLRKGNYAQRVGAGAPVYLAAVLEYLTAEILELAGNAARDNKKTRIIPRHLQLAVRNDEELNKLLGGVTIAQGGVLPNIQAVLLPKKTEKPAKK